The Pyrenophora tritici-repentis strain M4 chromosome 3, whole genome shotgun sequence genome has a window encoding:
- a CDS encoding BaeS, Signal transduction histidine kinase gives MGSSFLSLPSPPPPISEIHKAQRKDAALDILHTSSLAQLLDQDNRPTFVLNMDDYAKGSGVPIQPILCNAALMEQEQLLSKITNAPPGEPDSRNGGATHEEFRIWATVISRFEDSRDIFPITIEYQNLIWLGICIHPNWRIISAHAIFHNKDIPQGDPLSASAPRLEREGNGELTNDMRKALASAEAIPTHEIIKDVQQPKFPPVSLGLSLGQGSKNARSYSISSVTLSTPDSTVPDWTVPHPRGVLSKHLQFVRSIDWSKTPLGAMNRWSIQFREIVCLVMRNPHPSSVFWGEDLTMLYNEAYRDDVTGDKHPALMGTGFSGPFGEMWHAVGPIIRECARTSHAQLTHNQPLPIMRYGYMEESFFTWSFVPVFGGTERVLGFYLNAFDTTVESISSRRIELLRYLGECMNATRTVKEFWERVLDGLNHNEYDVPFALLYSISDSEDTDTARSPASDVSTFPNKFCILEGTIGVPRDHIACPEKFNLRESYDTLTSAFSEATQTLEPKMLCATQGSLPESLLEAVQWRGYEDPSREAMILPLRPTNADNTCALLLLGINPRRAYDQEYRTFLAMLNRQIATSLASVLLFEDEVRRSKHEVELATLQKEQLSLQLRLQTTRMRRMTELSPLGMFLFEPGGRLLEANDRYYEMTGVSPKEAEEPWSVEMMMGDSQRVSREMWDYMVNEHKPASRELQFANSRVQPKDIDGQPIEYWVLVNSQPEINADGDLVSIMGSITDISHLKWAQGLQERRLREAEESKRQQNEFIDITSHEMRNPLSAILICADDIRDTLKKHCFSTETDKIMAKDCIEAANNIALCVQHQKSIVDDILTVSKLDSNLLRIIPMPSQPIVVVQRSMAMFRPEAHAKKISFKFDPHPSLHELDIDWVLLDPGRLLQIIVNLITNAIKFTQDSPTRLITVQVSAHKYQPNSDTSRGFDFVPPRNTVTDMTSGECWGSGPLVYLQFQVRDTGCGLSPQQKTMLFEKFAQASPRSHVQYGGSGLGLFISRQLAELHGGQIGCASEAGVGSTFGFYLKCKRILPQRPALPSNARRHSYEPEQHATFCESMEATASKIDEKLVNVALTQRIEESKELEAPQESKVIPSPEDPKNVELPKSPNDSPNETCLHVLVVEDNLVNQKVLCKQLTKAGCHISTADNGVWALKHLEKTNFRNNTNGIPLSIILMDCEMPEMDGLTCCRKIREMEQNGELNRHVPIIAVTANIRGGQIDTAKEAGMDEVIGKPFRIPDLLAKMKGLLERLES, from the exons CTCGACATTCTCCACACGTCCAGCCTCGCACAGTTGTTGGATCAAGACAATCGACCTACCTTCGTTCTCAACATGGATGATTACGCGAAAGGAAGCGGTGTGCCGATTCAGCCCATACTTTGCAATGCGGCCCTGATGGAGCAAGAGCAACTGCTAAGCAAGATCACAAATGCTCCGCCAGGTGAACCCGACTCTAGAAATGGCGGGGCGACACACGAAGAGTTCCGGATCTGGGCCACTGTGATTAGCAGGTTCGAAGACTCTAGAGACATTTTCCCGATTACGATAGAGTATCAAAATTTGATTTGGTTGGGAATCTGTATCCATCCCAATTGGAGGATAATTAGCGCCCACGCGATCTTTCACAACAAGGACATTCCACAAGGAGATCCGCTATCTGCATCTGCACCGCGACTTGAGAGAGAAGGAAATGGTGAACTTACGAATGATATGAGGAAAGCACTGGCTTCTGCGGAGGCGATACCGACGCATGAGATCATCAAAGATGTGCAACAGCCTAAATTCCCACCTGTATCTCTTGGGTTGTCTCTCGGCCAGGGTTCCAAAAATGCTCGCTCTTACAGCATCTCATCAGTAACGTTGTCGACACCAGATTCTACTGTGCCAGACTGGACAGTCCCACATCCTAGAGGCGTTCTATCAAAGCATCTCCAATTCGTGAGAAGTATCGACTGGTCCAAGACACCTCTGGGCGCTATGAACAGATGGTCGATTCAATTTCGAGAGATTGTTTGTTTGGTCATGCGCAATCCTCACCCTTCGTCTGTCTTCTGGGGTGAGGATCTCACCATGCTCTACAACGAAGCCTACCGAGATGATGTAACTGGAGACAAGCATCCTGCTCTGATGGGTACTGGTTTCTCTGGTCCTTTTGGCGAGATGTGGCACGCAGTTGGACCCATTATCCGCGAGTGTGCTCGCACTAGTCATGCACAGCTCACACACAATCAACCATTGCCCATTATGCGATACGGCTACATGGAAGAGTCATTCTTTACATGGTCTTTC GTTCCAGTCTTTGGGGGTACTGAGCGGGTACTAGGGT TCTATCTAAATGCTTTCGACACAACAGTCGAATCGATCAGCAGCAGAAGGATAGAATTATTGCGCTATCTTGGCGAGTGCATGAACGCGACACGCACTGTCAAGGAGTTCTGGGAAAGAGTTCTTGACGGTCTCAACCACAACGAATACGATGTTCCGTTTGCTCTCTTGTACTCCATATCCGACTCAGAAGATACCGATACTGCCCGGTCGCCTGCTTCAGATGTTTCCACCTTTCCGAACAAATTCTGCATCCTAGAAGGAACAATTGGGGTGCCAAGAGATCATATAGCTTGTCCTGAGAAATTCAACCTGAGAGAAAGCTACGACACTTTGACCTCAGCTTTCAGTGAAGCTACACAGACACTAGAACCCAAGATGCTATGCGCAACGCAAGGCTCGCTACCGGAGTCCTTACTGGAGGCTGTTCAGTGGAGAGGTTATGAAGACCCGAGTAGAGAGGCAATGATCTTACCTCTTCGACCGACAAATGCGGACAACACTTGCGCTTTATTGTTGCTCGGCATCAACCCTCGCAGAGCGTACGACCAGGAGTATCGGACTTTCTTAGCCATGCTCAACAGACAGATTGCAACATCTTTGGCATCAGTTCTTCTATTCGAAGATGAGGTACGACGGAGCAAGCACGAAGTAGAGTTGGCTACGCTGCAAAAAGAACAACTATCGCTACAGCTACGGCTCCAGACAACTCGAATGCGCCGAATGACCGAGTTATCGCCCCTGGGTATGTTCTTGTTCGAACCGGGTGGACGTTTACTAGAGGCAAACGATCGATACTATGAAATGACAGGTGTCTCACCCAAAGAAGCTGAAGAACCTTGGTCCGTTGAGATGATGATGGGAGATAGCCAAAGGGTCAGTCGGGAAATGTGGGACT ATATGGTGAATGAGCACAAGCCGGCAAGTCGTGAGCTTCAGTTCGCCAACTCCAGAGTCCAGCCCAAAGATATTGACGGCCAACCTATCGAGTACTGGGTCCTTGTAAACAGTCAACCCGAAATAAATGCCGACGGTGATCTGGTCAGCATAATGGGCTCGATTACGGACATTTCCCATCTCAAATGGGCGCAAGGTCTACAAGAGAGGAGATTACGAGAGGCTGAAGAGTCGAAGCGCCAACAAAATGAATTTATCGACATTACATCGCACGAGATGCGAAACCCACTTTCTGCTATCCTCATCTGCGCTGATGACATCCGAGATACCCTGAAAAAGCACTGCTTTTCAACCGAAACCGACAAAATAATGGCAAAAGACTGTATAGAAGCTGCCAACAACATTGCTCTTTGCGTTCAACATCAAAAATCTATTGTTGACGACATCCTCACTGTCTCCAAACTGGACTCCAATCTTTTGCGTATAATACCAATGCCATCACAGCCGATCGTTGTGGTTCAGCGCTCTATGGCCAT GTTTCGCCCAGAAGCACATGCCAAGAAGATAAGCTTCAAGTTCGACCCGCACCCTAGTCTGCATGAACTTGACATTGACTGGGTACTACTAGACCCG GGTCGGCTCCTTCAGATCATCGTCAATCTCATCACCAATGCAATAAAGTTTACTCAGGATTCGCCAACCCGTTTGATCACCGTCCAGGTCTCTGCACACAAATATCAGCCCAACTCTGATACATCTCGAGGATTTGACTTTGTCCCACCAAGAAATACAGTAACCGACATGACAAGTGGTGAGTGCTGGGGCTCAGGTCCCCTCGTCTACCTTCAATTTCAAGTGCGAGACACTGGATGCGGACTCTCGCCACAGCAAAAGACCATGTTGTTTGAGAAGTTCGCACAGGCCTCGCCACGGTCGCACGTGCAATACGGCGGGAGTGGCCTAGGACTCTTCATTTCACGTCAACTCGCTGAACTTCATGGTGGCCAGATCGGCTGTGCGTCAGAAGCTGGTGTCGGGAGTACCTTCGGCTTCTATTTGAAGTGCAAACGCATATTGCCACAACGGCCTGCTCTACCTAGTAATGCGCGCAGACACTCCTACGAACCCGAGCAACACGCAACATTCTGTGAATCGATGGAAGCGACAGCTTCCAAGATCGACGAGAAGCTTGTAAACGTGGCTCTAACGCAGCGCATCGAGGAGTCCAAAGAGCTGGAAGCACCCCAAGAATCAAAGGTAATCCCAAGCCCGGAGGATCCAAAGAATGTAGAGTTACCCAAAAGTCCAAATGACTCACCCAATGAAACCTGCCTCCACGTCCTCGTCGTGGAAGACAATCTCGTAAACCAAAAGGTGCTCTGCAAACAACTCACAAAAGCCGGCTGCCACATCAGCACCGCTGACAACGGCGTCTGGGCCCTCAAGCACCTTGAAAAGACAAATTTTCGCAACAATACAAACGGCATTCCACTCTCTATCATCCTCATGGACTGCGAGATGCCTGAGATGGACGGCCTGACGTGCTGCAGAAAGATACGGGAGATGGAACAAAACGGTGAGTTGAACAGGCATGTACCTATCATTGCAGTCACAGCGAATATCAGAGGTGGTCAGATTGATACAGCCAAGGAGGCAGGTATGGACGAGGTTATTGGTAAACCGTTCCGGATTCCGGATCTTTTGGCGAAGATGAAGGGACTGTTAGAGAGGTTAGAGAGTTGA
- a CDS encoding SpeE, Spermidine synthase has translation MPSIEHPTIKDGWFREISGMWPGQAMTLQVKEVLHHEKSKYQDVLIFESTNYGTVLVLDNVIQCTERDEFSYQEMITHLAMNAHPNPEKVLVIGGGDGGVLREVVKHDCVKEAVLCDIDEAVIRLSKQYLPGMSVGFEHPKTTTIVGDGFKFLEDKKGEFDVIITDSSDPEGPAEALFQKSYFELLNGALREGGVITTQGSENQWLHMPLIVELKKACKEVFPNVEYGYTTIPTYPSGQIGFMVCSKDANRDLKKPLRTWSTEEEEQLCRYYSKEIHEAAFVLPTFARKALQ, from the exons ATGCCTTCCATTGAGCACCCCACCATCAAAG ATGGCTGGTTCCGCGAGATCTCCGGCATGTGGCCTGGTCAGGCCATGACCCTCCAGGTCAAGGAAGTTCTTCACCACGAGAAGAGCAAGTACCAGGATGTCCTCATCTTCGAGTCTACCAACTACGGAACCGTCCTTGTTCTCGACAACGTCATTCAGTGCACTGAACGCGATGAGTTCTC CTACCAGGAGATGATCACTCACCTCGCCATGAACGCCCACCCCAACCCTGAGAAGGTTTTGGTCATTGGTGGCGGTGATGGTGGTGTCCTCCGTGAGGTCGTCAAGCACGACTGCGTCAAGGAGGCTGTCCTCTGCGACATTGATGAGGCTGTCATCCGGCTTTCCAAGCAGTATCTCCCCGGCATGTCTGTCGGCTTCGAGCACCCCAAGACCACCACCATTGTTGGTGACGGCTTCAAGTTCCTCGAGGACAAGAAGGGCGAGTTCGACGTCATCATTACCGACTCCAGCGACCCGGAAGGTCCCGCTGAGGCTCTTTTCCAGAAGTCATACTTTGAGTTGCTCAACGGCGCGCTCCGAGAAGGCGGTGTCATTACCACCCAAGGTT CTGAGAACCAATGGCTTCACATGCCCCTCATTGTCGAGCTCAAGAAGGCTTGCAAGGAGGTCTTCCCCAACGTCGAATACGGCTACACCACCATCCCCACTTACCCCTCCGGCCAGATTGGCTTCATGGTCTGCAGCAAGGACGCCAACCGCGACCTCAAGAAGCCGCTCCGCACATGGTCCACTGAAGAGGAGGAGCAGCTGTGCAGGTACTACAGCAAGGAGATCCACGAGGCCGCCTTTGTGCTGCCTACCTTTGCTCGCAAGGCTCTCCAATAA
- a CDS encoding sugar kinase, which translates to MFSSATHHNGEPFSPAKVHPLLSPQLNSGSSGLNPVDADVSSYHRAQPESPQPPKTSLHCPRDAPYNASVTDTIKGGPPAATQQPPSLTSDEYSRHEDHPVGISTSSSIENLSVLPRVPSFGENRTRKHRKNAQSIDSAIPRQTLLKALQSRPPPTTQSMNQLMVDNAGGDEGKQSRSKSINHAQLAKALSELELHSADLSVSKMAALASPCFFHKKFDKAVNLGKVLEEMNDDDSISHSRLMQTACSVREVSKQLQRRPIKMTVRNVMIVTKARDNNLVYLTRELAEWLMTSSRYGSDVGVNVYVDHKLRKSKRFDAASLLAKDKRYENMLRWWTPDLCWETPEIFDLVLTLGGDGTVLFTSWLFQRIVPPILSFSLGSLGFLTNFEFAQYRPALDKIMSETGMRVNLRMRFTCTVYRYQKNTVQDSPQHIEAEQFEVLNELVIDRGPSPYVSNLELYGDNNLLTVVQADGCIFSTPTGSTAYSLSAGGSLVHPDIPAILLTPICPHTLSFRPMLLNDSMLLRIAVPLKSRATAYCAFDGKGRVELRQGDHVTIAASQYPFPTVLSQPTEWFDSISRTLRWNSRGATQKAWDGDEEGEDGEEEKEPDFDIDFDNDDVDRDSGYSAEGSTVDGRGSPIRKGVILPLL; encoded by the coding sequence ATGTTTTCCTCCGCCACACACCACAATGGGGAGCCGTTTAGCCCGGCCAAGGTTCATCCGCTCCTGTCCCCACAACTCAACTCAGGTTCCTCCGGCCTTAACCCCGTCGATGCCGATGTCTCATCTTATCATCGCGCCCAACCTGAATCCCCGCAACCCCCGAAGACGAGCCTCCATTGCCCCCGGGATGCGCCATATAATGCTTCGGTAACGGATACAATCAAAGGCGGCCCGCCCGCTGCAACCCAACAACCCCCCAGTCTGACATCGGACGAATACAGCCGTCACGAAGACCACCCCGTCGGAATCAGCACTTCTTCATCCATTGAGAACCTCTCTGTCCTTCCGCGTGTGCCCTCTTTTGGTGAAAATCGCACTCGGAAGCATCGCAAGAACGCCCAATCCATCGACTCGGCTATACCCCGCCAGACCCTGCTCAAGGCCCTGCAGTCTCGACCACCGCCAACCACACAGTCGATGAATCAACTCATGGTCGACAACGCTGGTGGTGACGAAGGAAAACAGTCGCGCAGCAAGAGCATCAACCATGCGCAACTTGCAAAGGCTCTGTCCGAGCTCGAGTTGCATTCAGCCGACCTTTCTGTAAGCAAGATGGCCGCGCTTGCTTCGCCATGCTTCTTCCACAAGAAGTTTGACAAGGCAGTCAACCTGGGAAAAGTGCTTGAAGAGATGAACGACGATGACTCGATATCGCACTCCAGGCTGATGCAAACCGCATGCAGTGTTCGTGAGGTCTCAAAGCAGCTCCAGCGACGGCCCATCAAGATGACGGTGCGCAATGTCATGATTGTTACCAAGGCTCGCGACAACAACCTTGTGTACCTCACGCGCGAGTTGGCTGAATGGCTCATGACTAGCTCTCGATACGGCTCAGATGTTGGAGTGAACGTCTACGTGGACCACAAGCTGCGCAAGTCGAAGCGTTTCGATGCTGCCTCCCTGTTGGCCAAGGACAAACGCTACGAGAACATGCTTCGCTGGTGGACACCAGACCTTTGCTGGGAAACCCCTGAGATTTTCGACCTGGTGCTCACCCTGGGTGGAGACGGCACTGTGCTCTTCACCTCCTGGCTCTTCCAGCGCATCGTACCCCCGATTCTGTCCTTCTCCCTCGGTAGTCTTGGTTTCCTGACAAACTTTGAGTTTGCGCAATACCGACCAGCTCTCGACAAAATCATGTCTGAGACGGGTATGCGTGTCAACCTCCGCATGCGCTTCACCTGCACCGTATACCGGTACCAGAAGAACACTGTGCAAGATTCGCCTCAACACATTGAAGCCGAGCAATTCGAGGTACTCAACGAGCTCGTCATCGACCGCGGCCCATCGCCCTACGTCTCCAACCTCGAGCTGTACGGCGACAACAACCTGCTCACCGTTGTGCAAGCAGATGGCTGCATCTTCTCCACACCCACCGGCTCAACAGCATATTCGCTCTCCGCCGGCGGCTCGCTCGTGCATCCAGATATCCCGGCCATCCTGCTCACGCCCATTTGCCCACACACATTGTCTTTCCGCCCTATGCTGCTCAACGACAGCATGCTCCTCCGCATCGCCGTGCCCCTTAAGTCCCGCGCCACCGCATACTGCGCCTTTGACGGCAAGGGCCGCGTCGAGCTCCGCCAGGGTGACCACGTCACCATTGCGGCTTCCCAGTACCCCTTCCCCACCGTCCTCTCACAGCCCACCGAGTGGTTCGACAGCATCTCCCGCACGCTCCGCTGGAACTCGCGCGGCGCAACACAGAAGGCCTGGGACGGCGACGAGGAAGGAGAGGACGgtgaggaggagaaggaaCCGGATTTCGATATCGACTTTGACAATGACGACGTTGATCGGGATTCGGGATATAGTGCCGAGGGCAGTACTGTTGATGGGCGCGGCAGCCCTATAAGAAAGGGTGTTATACTACCTTTATTGTAA
- a CDS encoding Methyltransf-25 multi-domain protein, protein MTDAQSAQDATENLRSKLEQIVETKAYVNDLEIVPWYTKELEEPKPMVRDLFESYSKVPSVDVVAHIKHVRDEAFKIYPYPCLGNWGFLNFSVGEGPAYQEVLARIKSGEQYLDLGCCMGQDIRKLVHDGAPSENTFASDLKKDFWDFGYEMFLDKSTLQTRFVQADIFDAESQLKELDGNMDIINAASFFHLFGRDGQVKAAKRVVRLLKPQTGSLIVGRQGGRADAGGVVYESKTMTAFWHNPDTWAELWKQVGQETGTEWKVEATLGAEDLSKRMKTNLVPSGTRFMTFTIRRI, encoded by the exons ATGACCGACGCGCAATCTGCCCAGGATGCCACCGAGAACCTCCGCAGCAAGCTTGAGCAGATTGTCGAGACCAAAGCATACGTTAATGACCTGGAAATTGTGCCATGGTACACGAAGGAGCTAGAAGAGCCAAAGCCGATGGTCAGAGACTTGTTCGAAAGCTATAGCAAGGTACCCTCGGTCGACGTGGTAGCACACATCAAGCACGTGAGGGATGAAGCCTTCAAGATC TATCCATATCCCTGTTTGGGCAACTGGGGCTTTCTGAATTTCTCCGTCGGTGAAGGACCAGCCTATCAGGAAGTTCTCGCCCGCATCAAGAGTGGAGAACAATACCTCGATCTTGGCTGCTGCATGGGCCAGGACATTCGCAAACTGGTCCACGACGGTGCTCCTTCAGAGAATACGTTTGCTTCTGATCTCAAGAAGGACTTTTGGGACTTTGGCTACGAAATGTTTCTGGACAAGTCTACTCTGCAGACTCGCTTTGTGCAGGCCGACATATTCGACGCTGAGTCCCAGTTGAAAGAGTTGGACGGCAACATGGACATTATCAATGCGGCATCCTTCTTTCATCTGTTTGGTAGAGATGGACAGGTCAAAGCAGCAAAACGAGTTGTTCGGTTGCTGAAGCCGCAAACTGGGAGTCTCATTGTCGGAAGGCAGGGTGGCAGAGCCGATGCAGGCGGGGTTGTGTATGAGAGCAAGACGATGACGGCTTTCTGGCACAACCCTGATACATGGGCGGAGCTATGGAAGCAGGTCGGCCAAGAGACTGGTACGGAATGGAAAGTTGAAGCGACTCTTGGAGCAGAGGATCTCTCAAAGAGGATGAAGACGAACCTGGTACCTTCGGGAACGAGATTCATGACATTCACCATCCGTAGAATCTAG